The Ornithodoros turicata isolate Travis unplaced genomic scaffold, ASM3712646v1 Chromosome24, whole genome shotgun sequence genome includes a region encoding these proteins:
- the LOC135373392 gene encoding uncharacterized protein LOC135373392: MPEVSCHRPPSDDPVLQGNSSSHPELVQPVPREPSACQECGSTFASQRGLSLHRRAAHPNAYHQEIVTQRVKARWSSEEEFILARTEVRLLLQPRPPRFINQALLELHSDRTLGSIKCHRKSRAYRDLVQRLLLESPPGEQAAPSPTGPTSSTNAAADALPSASAPDSVEGSVSVLTSPPAGSMPEANEDNVDPASMDSNVVPPARRRHLVIIEELRKLATRSPPQSFQASRLFDVARQATEGEDVTQVLNDYIRDVFTSA, from the coding sequence ATGCCTGAGGTCTCCTGCCATCGGCCCCCGTCTGACGATCCTGTTCTGCAAGGGAACTCCTCTTCGCACCCCGAGCTGGTTCAGCCTGTTCCCAGGGAGCCCTCTGCCTGCCAGGAGTGTGGCTCGACCTTCGCTTCTCAGAGGGGGCTGAGTCTGCACAGGCGTGCTGCCCACCCTAACGCCTATCATCAAGAAATCGTCACCCAGCGTGTCAAAGCCAGGTGGTCCAGTGAGGAAGAGTTTATCCTGGCCCGCACTGAAGTGCGCCTGCTACTACAGCCAAGGCCACCTCGCTTTATCAACCAGGCCCTCCTGGAATTGCACTCCGACCGGACCCTGGGATCTATTAAGTGCCATCGGAAATCGAGGGCTTACAGGGATCTGGTCCAGCGCCTTCTACTAGAGTCGCCCCCTGGAGAGCAAGCGGCACCGTCTCCGACGGGCCCCACTTCGTCAACGAATGCTGCTGCGGATGCTCTTCCATCAGCCTCCGCTCCAGACAGTGTGGAGGGCTCTGTCTCTGTACTTACATCACCGCCTGCCGGCTCCATGCCCGAGGCCAACGAGGACAACGTAGACCCTGCGTCCATGGACAGTAACGTCGTCCCCCCTGCACGGAGGCGACATCTGGTGATTATCGAAGAACTGCGGAAGCTGGCTACCAGAAGTCCTCCTCAGTCTTTTCAAGCAAGCCGCCTATTCGATGTGGCACGTCAGGCGACCGAGGGAGAGGACGTCACCCAAGTCCTCAATGACTACATCCGAGACGTGTTTACCTCAGCCTGA
- the LOC135373393 gene encoding uncharacterized protein K02A2.6-like — translation MSARVGRLLEFDQSHDNFNSYMERFEHYVTANDISEDKKKATFLTVIGAKTYEVLKNLVVPDVPGNKSYRELKGLLEEHYSPKPSIIAERCKFNRRCQEAHESVEDFTLALKELARKCEFDSFLNDALRDRLVAGLKCEETQRALFAMDDLTFEKACKTARDKEQAAKQTSQMHQRFPPDVNMVRLDSTKTANAQRQRKTGKAQKCYRCGKFHDPNQCWYKEYRCSSCSKVGHLKKMCRCSNNRRRNVKKVDCVEDSVETESSDDAFMVYSVTAKAKGYSVIVSIEGQPVSMIVDTGASVSIMPKQLYEERFKKLPCQQTEVVLRTYAGGKLTVVGKLQVNVQYEGQSKILPIVVVDDCGEDLPLLLGRDWLQTLKLNWNGFLHYASKDPAVIELQTLKDKYSSVFRMSPGVVRNFEAQVVVKEASRPVFCKARAVPFALREQVIKELDSLEKEGILKRVSHSEWATPLVCVPKKDGQGLRLCGDYKITINPVLKTDHYPLPHPEELFAKLVGGNVFCVLDLAAAYQQVKLSPASKKLLTVNTPLGLFEYQRLPFGISSAPAIFQALMDQVLKDIPKVGCYIDDVIIAGKDLVDCKKTLEEVLLKLQEHGLTIKEKKCQFFRSSVTYLGHQITSQGIFPTDTKTKAIVKAPEPCNKTELQAYLGLLNFYGRFLRNVSTVAAPLYELLKKDQLWRWTPACKRAFEDTKQLLVKSKCLVYYDVRKPLGLICDASAYGVGAIIFHIMSDGSERPIAFASRTLTASEKNYAQCEKEALAIIFGLKRFHRYLYGRHFVIYTDHQPLLGILAANKAIPALAAARIQRWALTLSAYSYDLRYRKGQDMQAADALSRLPLASQKCDPPPECLAFFNVSPITAKDIAEATKRDKIISRVADYTLNGWAASFDEQYRPFFARRDELSLEQGCVTWGTRVVVPEQLRPAVLAILHEEHPGISRMKMLARNFVWWPGLDSQVEEQVRKCRICQAVQAGVPTVPHQPWTYPARIWQRIHLDFATHTSVNLLVVIDSYSKWVEVFSMKSTTTTATIARLRKLFSAYGYPEEIVSDNGPQFTSQEFQAYMQTHGVKHTKTPPYHPSSNGAAERLVQTTKKTLRKQVLQDHNSGQVRPISERIDSFLMAYRNTPSTVTGKTPAELFLKRTPRTILSLLKPSFLDDMRNNQGIDHQKSLHRRKPRLFSEGQPVYVKTVRGEGIAWEEGTIVSVVSPVTFVVNVNEQDRFVHSDHLRCRSVFPETFAKHKVPVTSTRAPSPSAQQPPDVADIHRRDIPSIPPPDKQAATPEKTRNPSTPRSQRSPSGQPATQDAGNDQLGFPSTSATTPQHETPVIRTSSRVSRLPDRYQAPDFRK, via the coding sequence ATGTCGGCCAGGGTAGGAAGATTGCTCGAGTTTGACCAGTCTCACGACAACTTTAACTCCTACATGGAACGATTTGAGCATTATGTGACAGCAAATGATATTTCAgaagacaaaaagaaagcaACGTTCCTCACAGTGATAGGTGCAAAGACATATGAAGTCCTAAAGAACTTAGTCGTTCCGGACGTGCCAGGGAATAAATCCTACCGGGAGCTAAAAGGCCTCTTGGAAGAGCACTATAGTCCAAAACCGTCTATAATTGCAGAACGCTGCAAGTTTAATCGACGTTGCCAGGAAGCGCATGAGAGCGTTGAAGACTTCACATTAGCCCTAAAAGAACTCGCCAGAAAGTGTGAGTTCGATTCGTTTCTGAACGACGCATTGCGTGACAGATTAGTTGCCGGCTTGAAGTGCGAAGAAACGCAAAGAGCACTTTTTGCCATGGACGACTTAACGTTTGAAAAGGCTTGTAAGACGGCACGAGATAAGGAACAGGCCGCAAAACAGACCAGCCAAATGCACCAGCGATTCCCGCCAGACGTGAACATGGTTAGATTAGATAGCACGAAGACAGCGAACGCACAGCGCCAGAGAAAAACTGGTAAAGCACAAAAGTGTTATCGATGCGGTAAATTCCACGACCCAAATCAGTGTTGGTACAAGGAATATCGCTGTTCGTCATGCTCAAAAGTTGGACACTTGAAGAAAATGTGTCGGTGCAGCAACAATCGGCGGAGAAATGTGAAAAAGGTCGATTGTGTAGAAGATAGCGTTGAAACCGAGTCAAGTGATGACGCCTTCATGGTATATTCTGTGACCGCTAAAGCTAAGGGATATAGTGTCATCGTCTCAATCGAGGGACAGCCTGTTTCCATGATAGTAGATACAGGAGCATCTGTATCGATTATGCCAAAGCAACTCTACGAAGAGAGATTCAAAAAGCTGCCGTGCCAGCAAACTGAAGTAGTACTGCGAACCTACGCAGGGGGCAAACTGACAGTCGTCGGAAAGCTTCAGGTCAACGTGCAGTACGAAGGACAGAGCAAAATACTCCCTATCGTTGTCGTTGACGACTGCGGCGAAGACCTCCCATTGCTTCTTGGAAGGGATTGGCTGCAAACACTAAAACTCAACTGGAATGGGTTTCTTCACTACGCATCAAAAGACCCTGCAGTCATCGAGTTGCAAACACTTAAAGACAAATACAGCAGTGTATTTCGTATGTCGCCCGGCGTAGTTCGTAACTTCGAGGCACAGGTCGTGGTCAAAGAAGCTTCGCGACCAGTGTTCTGTAAAGCcagggcagttccatttgcgcTGCGCGAGCAAGTCATCAAGGAGCTTGATTCTTTAGAAAAGGAAGGGATCCTGAAGCGTGTATCTCACAGTGAGTGGGCCACACCACTTGTTTGTGTGCCGAAGAAGGACGGGCAAGGCCTTCGATTATGTGGCGATTACAAAATCACCATAAACCCTGTATTGAAGACGGACCATTACCCGTTGCCACATCCCGAGGAACTATTCGCCAAACTTGTAGGAGGCAACGTGTTTTGCGTGCTGGACCTCGCTGCGGCGTACCAACAAGTAAAGTTGAGTCCGGCGTCGAAGAAACTACTGACTGTCAACACTCCTCTAGGCCTGTTCGAATACCAACGGCTTCCGTTTGGGATATCCAGCGCGCCAGCGATTTTTCAGGCCCTCATGGACCAAGTACTAAAAGACATTCCGAAAGTCGGATGCTATATTGATGACGTGATCATCGCAGGGAAGGACTTGGTCGATTGCAAGAAGACGCTGGAAGAAGTGCTACTGAAACTTCAGGAACACGGTCTAacgataaaggaaaaaaagtgtCAGTTCTTCCGGTCGTCTGTGACGTACCTCGGGCACCAGATCACTAGCCAAGGCATCTTCCCGACAGACACGAAGACGAAGGCAATCGTCAAAGCACCGGAGCCTTGCAACAAGACAGAACTTCAGGCGTACTTGGGCCTACTAAATTTCTACGGAAGATTCCTCAGAAATGTATCTACGGTCGCGGCACCTCTCTACGAGCTCCTAAAAAAAGACCAGCTATGGAGGTGGACACCAGCGTGCAAGAGAGCTTTCGAAGACACAAAACAGCTTCTCGTGAAAAGCAAATGCCTCGTCTACTACGACGTTCGCAAACCGCTTGGACTAATTTGCGACGCGTCAGCCTACGGCGTGGGAGCCATTATTTTCCACATCATGAGCGACGGCAGCGAAAGACCAATCGCCTTTGCGTCCCGCACGTTGACAGCCTCAGAGAAGAACTACGCACAGTGCGAAAAAGAAGCACTTGCTATTATTTTTGGACTCAAACGTTTCCATCGCTACTTATATGGAAGACATTTTGTAATTTATACCGACCACCAACCGTTACTTGGAATTCTCGCGGCAAACAAGGCGATCCCAGCTTTAGCAGCGGCAAGGATACAGCGCTGGGCGCTCACGCTTTCTGCTTACTCATATGATCTGCGATATCGTAAAGGTCAAGACATGCAAGCCGCAGACGCATTATCTCGGCTTCCCCTAGCAAGTCAAAAGTGCGACCCCCCACCAGAATGTCTAGCATTCTTCAACGTCTCCCCAATCACCGCAAAAGATATCGCGGAAGCTACGAAACGTGATAAGATCATCAGTCGTGTCGCGGACTACACGCTGAACGGATGGGCCGCATCGTTTGATGAACAGTATCGACCGTTCTTCGCACGGCGAGACGAATTGTCATTGGAGCAAGGGTGTGTTACTTGGGGGACACGTGTCGTCGTTCCCGAACAGCTTCGGCCAGCGGTTTTAGCCATACTTCACGAGGAGCACCCAGGCATTAGCCGAATGAAAATGTTGGCCAGGAACTTCGTATGGTGGCCAGGTCTCGACAGCCAAGTCGAAGAGCAAGTTCGTAAATGTCGAATCTGTCAGGCTGTTCAAGCTGGCGTGCCGACAGTTCCGCATCAGCCATGGACATACCCAGCCAGGATTTGGCAAAGGATTCATCTAGATTTCGCAACACACACTTCGGTCAACCTTTTAGTTGTCATCGACTCGTATTCAAAATGGGTCGAGGTTTTTAGCATGAAGTCGACCACTACCACAGCAACAATTGCAAGGCTACGGAAGCTTTTCTCAGCCTACGGCTATCCTGAAGAAATTGTAAGTGATAATGGACCACAATTTACCTCGCAAGAGTTTCAAGCATACATGCAAACTCACGGGGTGAAACACACCAAGACGCCACCATACCACCCGTCATCTAACGGTGCCGCGGAGCGCCTGGTACAGACGACAAAGAAGACACTACGAAAGCAAGTCCTTCAGGACCACAACTCTGGTCAGGTTAGACCAATCTCTGAACGTATCGACAGCTTCCTCATGGCGTACAGGAATACGCCGTCTACAGTAACTGGTAAGACACCAGCCGAACTTTTTCTAAAACGTACACCACGTACTATATTATCGCTACTTAAACCAAGCTTCCTAGATGATATGCGCAACAATCAAGGCATTGATCACCAGAAAAGTTTGCATCGCCGCAAGCCCAGATTGTTCAGTGAGGGACAACCAGTCTACGTTAAGACCGTACGAGGAGAAGGTATCGCCTGGGAAGAAGGGACAATTGTGAGTGTGGTTAGCCCTGTGACGTTTGTGGTGAACGTAAACGAACAGGACCGGTTTGTGCATAGTGATCATCTGCGATGTCGATCAGTGTTTCCAGAGACCTTTGCGAAGCATAAGGTGCCAGTGACAAGTACCAGGGCTCCGAGTCCATCTGCCCAGCAGCCGCCGGATGTAGCTGACATTCACCGTCGCGATATTCCGTCTATCCCGCCTCCGGACAAGCAGGCTGCGACCCCGGAAAAGACCCGGAACCCCTCCACTCCGCGTTCTCAGAGGTCACCCAGTGGACAGCCTGCAACGCAAGACGCTGGGAACGATCAACTTGGATTCCCCTCCACATCAGCTACGACGCCGCAACACGAGACACCAGTCATCCGCACAAGTTCCCGCGTTTCAAGACTTCCCGACCGCTACCAAGCACCAGacttcagaaaatga